The Candidatus Limnocylindria bacterium genome has a window encoding:
- a CDS encoding GNAT family N-acetyltransferase, whose product MRAQVDWLDLIERLSIPWADRHGLSLRWFDRWESVLDDALAHLPQSEQCPHELLRQLMNNPTQAAKRTALITEQDRPVAVLGLRRRKMFWEPVWGGGVCERFQMAALPGYLLPALARTASNIWVFSRDRPASSESLRSLKALPRFGIALTDGYEQHWKTSSHWNTVKSARRRTVGFGFDIDPPGAAEWTITNWARKWSAHEAESDILVAARYYQSVGRYHSFVLRDGGARVAGATYIVIGSELLAQWNFFDNAYRRNGVQTRLDELVFAWASEAGLSTMDLGASYEDDSYKRHWAPNVGQSWLYNIAPLHLHVVRTGLKTVRRAIGRVSVSPRSA is encoded by the coding sequence ATGCGTGCGCAGGTGGACTGGCTTGATCTGATCGAGCGGCTGTCGATACCGTGGGCAGACCGGCACGGACTGTCGCTCCGGTGGTTCGATCGCTGGGAAAGCGTCCTGGACGATGCGCTCGCGCATCTTCCACAGAGTGAGCAGTGCCCACACGAGCTCCTGCGACAGCTGATGAACAACCCGACCCAGGCGGCTAAACGGACCGCGCTGATCACCGAGCAAGATCGGCCGGTCGCGGTGCTCGGCCTCAGGCGCAGAAAGATGTTCTGGGAGCCGGTATGGGGAGGCGGTGTGTGCGAACGCTTCCAGATGGCCGCACTTCCGGGTTACCTGCTCCCGGCCTTGGCGCGCACGGCGAGCAACATCTGGGTCTTCAGCCGCGACCGTCCCGCGTCGTCAGAATCTCTGAGAAGTCTGAAGGCGCTCCCGCGTTTCGGGATCGCCCTTACCGACGGTTACGAGCAGCACTGGAAGACCTCCAGCCACTGGAACACTGTGAAGTCGGCGCGACGCCGAACGGTCGGGTTCGGCTTCGACATCGACCCGCCGGGCGCCGCCGAATGGACGATAACGAACTGGGCCCGGAAGTGGTCCGCGCATGAGGCGGAGAGCGACATCCTCGTCGCGGCCCGTTACTACCAGAGCGTCGGCCGGTATCACAGCTTCGTGCTGCGGGATGGCGGCGCCCGCGTCGCGGGGGCGACCTACATCGTCATCGGCTCGGAGCTGCTCGCGCAGTGGAACTTCTTCGACAATGCGTACCGGCGAAACGGCGTGCAGACCCGCTTAGACGAGCTCGTGTTCGCGTGGGCGTCGGAAGCGGGTCTCTCGACGATGGACCTCGGTGCCAGTTACGAAGACGATTCGTACAAACGACACTGGGCGCCCAATGTCGGCCAGTCCTGGCTGTACAACATCGCCCCCCTCCATCTCCACGTGGTGCGCACCGGGCTCAAGACTGTGCGGCGTGCGATCGGTCGAGTCTCGGTATCGCCCCGGTCGGCCTGA
- a CDS encoding glycosyltransferase family 4 protein, with translation MKSAVSGTLVREWWPGWWRACRRNTSTSGPRFPPIDSRRSASKQGRTSPVDGSSAFALPHKPRGTLRSLMALAPLLWERPLDAVWTQMSVQLLPFVLTRAALQRIPVFFAVDSTPTLYASFRGHYAHQTDLASAKGRLSLALHRTFYHRCAALLPWSRWVANSMVNEFGVPPERVHVIHPGVDTDRWRPIDERPASVRPQLIFVGGDFERKGGSLLLDVYRAHLRARCDLHLVTRAAVPEEPGVFVHRDFRPDDERLLRLYQRCDALVLPTLADLFSMASIEAMACGLPVIVSRVGGIPEIVEDGHTGRLIAPGDGAALTSAILSLLDQPERGRTWGAAGRRVAVQHFNTATQAARVARLVEQAVAQRHGPAQVAG, from the coding sequence ATGAAGTCCGCGGTGAGCGGCACGCTCGTGCGCGAATGGTGGCCTGGATGGTGGCGGGCGTGCAGACGCAATACGAGCACCTCAGGACCGCGTTTCCCGCCGATCGATTCGAGACGCTCGGCATCGAAACAAGGCCGTACGTCGCCGGTGGATGGCTCGAGCGCCTTCGCACTACCTCACAAACCGAGGGGCACCCTTCGCTCGCTGATGGCACTCGCACCGCTGCTGTGGGAGAGGCCACTCGACGCGGTCTGGACACAGATGAGCGTCCAGCTGCTCCCCTTCGTGCTGACGCGAGCAGCGCTCCAGCGCATTCCCGTCTTCTTCGCGGTGGACAGCACGCCGACTTTGTACGCCAGCTTCCGCGGTCACTACGCCCACCAGACCGACCTCGCATCCGCGAAGGGCCGGCTGAGCCTCGCGCTCCACCGCACCTTCTATCACCGCTGCGCGGCGCTCCTGCCCTGGTCGCGCTGGGTGGCGAACTCCATGGTGAACGAGTTCGGCGTGCCGCCCGAGCGAGTGCACGTGATCCATCCAGGTGTCGACACCGACCGCTGGCGTCCGATCGACGAACGTCCGGCGAGCGTTCGTCCGCAACTCATCTTCGTCGGGGGCGACTTCGAGCGAAAGGGCGGCAGTCTCCTGTTGGACGTCTATCGTGCCCATCTCCGCGCACGCTGCGACCTACACCTCGTCACGCGAGCAGCGGTCCCGGAGGAGCCGGGCGTGTTCGTGCACCGCGACTTCCGCCCCGACGACGAACGGCTGCTGCGTCTGTACCAGCGGTGCGACGCGCTCGTGCTCCCCACGCTCGCCGATCTCTTCTCGATGGCGTCGATCGAGGCAATGGCGTGCGGACTCCCGGTGATCGTCTCCAGGGTCGGCGGCATCCCCGAGATCGTCGAGGACGGGCACACCGGTCGCCTCATCGCGCCGGGCGACGGAGCGGCGCTGACCAGCGCGATCCTCTCGTTGCTCGATCAACCCGAGCGCGGCCGGACGTGGGGCGCCGCGGGACGCCGGGTGGCGGTCCAGCACTTCAACACCGCGACGCAGGCGGCCCGCGTGGCTCGTCTGGTCGAGCAAGCCGTCGCGCAGCGGCATGGCCCTGCGCAGGTCGCGGGCTAG